The following coding sequences lie in one Arachis stenosperma cultivar V10309 chromosome 5, arast.V10309.gnm1.PFL2, whole genome shotgun sequence genomic window:
- the LOC130980650 gene encoding uncharacterized protein LOC130980650 yields MADVPPPTSSELLRMMTELQQANQQMVEENQRMQNQIAQLVNARIEHNNDHHDREENHERQSAPTHVSEIPQHEEDGARRTEETQLDADEEERDNSTGPFTADIMNFQLPRQFTLPTTLTPYDGLGDPKQHIIKFRSIMIVNGASDSILCCCFSSFLDGPVLDWFCSLPADSISRFQELAKQFEDHFVASAIYLHDSDYLTTIKQGPQESLKDYITRFTKVTMRIPDLHPEVHLHAIKSGLRPGKFQETIAVAKPQTLAEFREKAKGQIDVEELRQARKFNTKRDDIIKEILNSKLIKPPRKAGNYPESKGIDKSKYCTFHQKHGHTTDDCVITKDLLERLARQGHLDKFIAGHMQKKVTSTSDPSAAGPSSKEKDKTPAQPRGIINCISGGYAGGGHTSSARKCTYRAMLTVTDAFKGPQPVQDFPEMTFRSTDFSHTDTNYDDPVIISVQLGDLVVRKVLLDPGSSANVLFFTMFEKMKLSSNILQPYHGDLVGFSGERVPVLGSVWLQTTLGEQPLFKTQDIQYLVVDCFRPYNLILGISLLNRFAAIVSMVHLCVKFPVQDNLVATIHGDLHEARQWYNTSLKPIKKNNTAHVNSI; encoded by the exons ATGGCTGATGTTCCTCCCCCCACCTCATCCGAGCTCCTACGGATGATGACAGAGCTTCAACAAGCAAACCAACAAATGGTGGAAGAAAATCAGAGAATGCAGAATCAAATCGCGCAATTAGTCAACGCTCGAATAGAGCATAACAATGATCACCATGACCGAGAAGAAAACCACGAGCGTCAATCAGCGCCGACTCATGTTTCTGAAATACCTCAGCACGAGGAAGATGGGGCTCGTAGAACTGAAGAAACCCAACTAGACGCGGACGAAGAGGAGCGCGACAACTCTACCGGCCCGTTTACAGCCGACATAATGAATTTTCAACTTCCCAGACAGTTCACCCTGCCGACGACTTTAACCCCGTATGACGGGCTCGGAGATCCAAAGCAGCATATCATAAAATTTCGATCTATTATGATCGTTAACGGTGCATCCGACTCTATTTTATGCTGTTGTTTTTCATCCTTTTTAGATGGTCCTGTACTTGACTGGTTTTGCTCTTTGCCTGCAGATTCAATATCGCGCTTCCAGGAATTAGCCAAACAGTTCGAAGACCACTTCGTAGCATCGGCAATATATCTGCATGATTCAGACTACTTGACGACCATCAAGCAAGGCCCACAAGAGAGCTTAAAGGATTATATTACACGTTTTACAAAGGTCACCATGAGAATCCCGGATCTCCATCCCGAAGTCCATCTCCATGCCATTAAAAGCGGCCTTCGTCCGGGCAAGTTTCAAGAGACAATTGCCGTCgctaaaccacaaaccttagCCGAGTTTCGCGAGAAAGCCAAGGGACAGATAGACGTTGAAGAGCTTCGACAAGCCCGAAAA TTCAACACAAAGCGAGATGACATTATCAAAGAGATACTCAATTCCAAGTTAATTAAGCCTCCCCGCAAAGCTGGCAACTACCCGGAATCCAAAGGCATTGATAAATCTAAATATTGCACCTTCCATCAGAAGCACGGACACACAACCGATGATTGTGTGATCACCAAAGATCTACTCGAACGTCTTGCAAGACAAGGCCACCTTGATAAATTTATTGCAGGGCACATGCAGAAGAAAGTAACCTCCACCTCTGACCCCTCCGCAGCAGGGCCTTCATCAAAAGAAAAGGATAAAACACCAGCCCAACCCAGAGGGATTATCAACTGTATTTCGGGAGGATATGCTGGAGGCGGACACACAAGCTCAGCCCGAAAATGTACTTACAGGGCCATGTTGACAGTCACAGATGCCTTTAAAGGTCCTCAGCCGGTTCAGGACTTCCCAGAGATGACTTTCCGTTCAACCGACTTTAGTCATACTGATACCAATTATGACGATCCAGTGATAATTTCTGTTCAATTGGGGGACTTGGTAGTCCGCAAAGTACTACTCGATCCTGGAAGCAGTGCCAACGTGTTATTTTTTACCATGTTCGAAAAAATGAAGCTAAGCAGCAACATTCTACAACCATACCATGGAGACTTGGTAGGATTTTCAGGAGAGCGAGTCCCTGTTTTGGGTTCTGTGTGGTTACAAACCACACTCGGTGAGCAACCATTATTTAAGACGCAAGACATTCAATATCTTGTGGTCGATTGCTTTAGGCCTTATAATCTCATATTAGGCATATCATTATTAAATAGGTTTGCTGCAATTGTATCCATGGTTCACCTTTGTGTTAAGTTTCCTGTGCAGGATAATTTAGTAGCAACCATCCATGGCGACCTCCACGAAGCTCGGCAATGGTATAACACAAGCTTGAAGCCCATCAAAAAGAATAACACGGCGCATGTCAATTCCATATAA